The Chthonomonas sp. genome segment CGCGTCGAGGACAAAGAGATCCTCCGAGGCATTGACCTGACGATCAATCCCGGCGAGGTGCACGCCATCATGGGGCCGAACGGCTCGGGCAAAAGCACCCTTGCCAACATCATCGCGGGGAAGGACGGCTACGAGGTCACCGAGGGCGACATTCAGTTTCAGGGCGAATCCATTTTGGAAATGGAGCCCGAAGAGCGAGCCGCGGCGGGCGTGTTTCTCGCCTTCCAATATCCGATTGAAATTCCCGGCGTGAGCAACACCTACTTCCTGCGCACGGCTCTGAACGCGGTGCGCAAGGCACGCGGCGAAGCGGAAATGGATTCGATGAGCTTTATGAAGTTCATGCGCAGCAAGCTGGAATTGCTCCACCTGAGCGAAGACCTGCTGAAGCGCAGCGTGAACGAAGGCTTCTCGGGCGGCGAAAAGAAGCGCAACGAGATTTTCCAAATGGCCGTGCTGGAGCCGAAGTTTGCCGTGCTGGATGAGACCGACAGCGGGCTGGACATTGACGCCCTGCGCGTGGTCGCCGACGGCGTGAACGCCCTGCGCGGCGGCGAGCGGGGCATCCTGGTGATCACGCACTACCAACGCTTGCTGAACTACATCGTGCCCGATTTTGTCCACGTGCTCATGGGCGGTCGCATCGTGAAGAGCGGCGACAAGAACCTGGCGCTGGAGATGGAAGAACGCGGTTACAGTTGGCTAGAAGACGAGGTCGCCGCCGGAGTCTGACGCGAGCATGGTTACCGAATTGCCCACCCAACTTCTCAACGCCACGCCGACCGGTCGCACCGTCGCCGGGTCGCTGCAAACCCGCGCCTGGGACATGCTCGGCGGAGTGACGTTGCCCACGCACCAATCGGAAGAGTGGCGCTACATCCCCATGCGCTTGCTGAGCGAGATCACCTGGCAAGAGCCGGTGGCGGCCACCGTTTCGGCGGCGGACCTGCTGGATATTCCGGTCGCCTCGCAAGCCGAGAGCCTGGCCGTGATCGTGAACGGCACGTTCCGCGCCGACCTGTCGCATGGTCTTGAAGGTTTGGCGGTCGAAGGACTGGCAGCGGCGATCTCCATGGGCAAGGCCGATAAGCTCGGTCAACTCGCCGATCTCGACACGACTTCGTTTGAAGTCGCCGCGCACCACGGCGTGCTCCGCAAGCCCGGGATTGACCTCTTCGCACGGCTGAATACGGCCACCTTTACTGACGGCGTTTACTGCCGTCTGGAGAAGGATGCGCAGGTCGCCGCGCCGATCGTATTCTTGTTCTTGACGACGGGTTCGGCAACTCGGGTGTCGCCGCGGGTGTACTTCGTGGCCGAGTCCGGCGCGGAAGCGACGATCGTCGAAGTCCACGCCACGCTCGGTTCGGAGCCCACCTTGAGCCTGCCCGTGACCGAAGCTTGGATCGCGCCGAACGCGAAGATCGAGTACGTGAAGTTGCAGATTGAAGGCCCGGCCGCTCGCCATATTGCCCTGACCGAAGTCGAGCAAAGCGGCGATTGCACGTTCAAGCATTACAACGTGTCGTACGGCAGCCTGCTCACCCGCAACGATGTGAACTGCGCGATCATCGGCCAGAACGCGCACACCCGCCTGGATGGCGTGACGTGCATCGCCGGCGAGCAGTTGGTGGACAACCACACGCGCCTGGACCACGCAATGCCGAACTGCGAGAGCTTTGAGGCTTATAAGCACTTGCTCGACGGCAAGAGTACGGCGGTGTTTAACGGCAAGATTTTCGTGTACCAAGACGCGCAAAAGACCGACGCCAAGCAGACAAACCAAACGGTGCTCCTCTCGCCGACGGCGACCATGAACACCAAACCGCAGCTGGAGATTTTCGCCGACGACGTGAAGTGCACGCACGGCGCGACGGTCGGTCATTTGGAAACGTCGATGCAGTTCTATCTGCAGTCGCGCGGCATCCCCGCGAGCGAAGCTCGCGCGCTGCTGGTGTACGCCTTCGCCGCCGAGGTTTTGGACCAAATCGAGTCCGAGCCAGTCCGCGAGGAGCTGGAATCTCTGTTGTTCGCGAAGTTGCGGCAGAGCTAGTCGGCTATCAGCAACTGCGGGTGGGTGATTCGGCGGCCCAAGTTCGGGGGCAAAACCGAAGTTAACGGAACGCACAAAGAATCCGGCGAACGAAAACGCCTCCGGCACCCGATCATGTATCCTATCACCACGAACAGCGTGGTTCGATAAAAACATGAGCCTGGACAATCTGGATTTTCTGCAGGT includes the following:
- the sufC gene encoding Fe-S cluster assembly ATPase SufC — encoded protein: MPMIQISNLHARVEDKEILRGIDLTINPGEVHAIMGPNGSGKSTLANIIAGKDGYEVTEGDIQFQGESILEMEPEERAAAGVFLAFQYPIEIPGVSNTYFLRTALNAVRKARGEAEMDSMSFMKFMRSKLELLHLSEDLLKRSVNEGFSGGEKKRNEIFQMAVLEPKFAVLDETDSGLDIDALRVVADGVNALRGGERGILVITHYQRLLNYIVPDFVHVLMGGRIVKSGDKNLALEMEERGYSWLEDEVAAGV
- the sufD gene encoding Fe-S cluster assembly protein SufD → MVTELPTQLLNATPTGRTVAGSLQTRAWDMLGGVTLPTHQSEEWRYIPMRLLSEITWQEPVAATVSAADLLDIPVASQAESLAVIVNGTFRADLSHGLEGLAVEGLAAAISMGKADKLGQLADLDTTSFEVAAHHGVLRKPGIDLFARLNTATFTDGVYCRLEKDAQVAAPIVFLFLTTGSATRVSPRVYFVAESGAEATIVEVHATLGSEPTLSLPVTEAWIAPNAKIEYVKLQIEGPAARHIALTEVEQSGDCTFKHYNVSYGSLLTRNDVNCAIIGQNAHTRLDGVTCIAGEQLVDNHTRLDHAMPNCESFEAYKHLLDGKSTAVFNGKIFVYQDAQKTDAKQTNQTVLLSPTATMNTKPQLEIFADDVKCTHGATVGHLETSMQFYLQSRGIPASEARALLVYAFAAEVLDQIESEPVREELESLLFAKLRQS